AGCcaagtttcaaaatgttttaaaaaagtaataaatatttacaaacatgGGGGCGCTGTGGAACCGATGAGGCATGTTCATGCTGAAATGCAATATCAAATCAAAAGATGTCCTAAGACAAATATATGTGTAAGCTTACATACATTTTCAGCCATCGTAAGCCCCTCAAAACACAGCGGTGCTctggccctaataataataatccttagaagaacaatagggtctttgcactttcagtgcttgggccctaataataatccttagaagaacaatggTGTCTttacactttcagtgcttgggccctaataataatccttagaagaacaatggGGCcttcacactttcagtgcttgggccttaAAATTAtactaataatccttagaagaacaataagtcctttgcactttcagtgcttggcccaaataatccttagaagaacaattgGTCCTTCACATTTTCAGTACTTGGGTTCTAATAAACTTTAGAAGAACAATATGGCCACACACTTTCAGTGATTGGGACCTAATaataatctttagaagaacaataggtccCCCACTTTCAGTGTTTGggcctaataatccttagaagaacaatagtgcctcacactttcagtgcttgcgctctaataatccttagaagatcaATGgggctctgcactttcagtgcttgggctctaaCAATCCTTAAAAGAACAACAAGGCcaccgcactttcagtgcttgggccctaattataaCAAtcattagaagaacaatagggtctctaCACTTTCATtgattgggccctaataatccttagaagaacaatagtgcctcgcactttcagtgcttagaccctaataatctttagaagaacaataggactctgcactttcagtgcttgggccctaataatctttagaagaacaatagggccatcgcactttcagtgcttgggcgctaattataataatcattagaagaacaatagggtctctgcactttcattgattgggccctaataatccttagaagaacaatagggtctccacactttcagtgcttgggcactaactatagaccttattcacactagcaccatctttgattttgaatgtGAATGACAGCAAGTctttgagggatagacttacagtctcttcattgGGCTTTActacagtttaaaatgtttttggacaaaCCACTGATAAAGAaaatctgtccaagaacattcagtatgcaTAGAATttaagacaacatgagttgtgaaaaatcagatgtgatctaggagcatTATACAGCTATACCGTTCgtcccattgaagagatggtaagtctatccctcacagcctctttgTCATTCCCATTATAAATCAAAGATGGCATTAGTGTGAAGGGAATAGTGTTAAGGGTTAAGAGACACCGACTTGATTCATTGGCGTCACGGGAGTGGTCGCTCTTTCTGAGGCATGTTTTTCGGGCTTCGTTGGCCATGCTTCGTTGGAGAGAAGCTTTCTCTCCGGgactatgggtaatgtagttgtttctTTGAACTCTGCTATCAAACACTATTttaaaacaatgaagttgaaataacacagaccgAAAGCATTTACTATCGATTACCAACCTcgtagctcatggtaggtctacCTATAaagatttataaattataatttaaaatcaatttgtctatggtataaattaatatgattttttcttccggaaccagactgctTCTCAAAATATCTTGAGGTTCTTAAACTTCTAACTTCATTCAGAAAAGCTACAATTCCTAGCCCTAAAAGTTATAGGACCATTCTGGGTTCAACAAAACCACCTCAAAGAGTGAAGGGTCTCGGAAGACTTTGTTGTGGCTCTTTTTCTTTTCTGACTTTTTGAAGAAAGAGGTGTCTGCTCATAGCATTATACAGACCAGTCACCAGAGGTGCCCAATCAAAGTTGGCCCGTGATGACCTTCCATCGCCTCTTAAGAAAAGAAGCAATAGTACAATTCAAGTTTTTGATATCACAACAGGAAAACAGTTTTAATGTCAACTAAAAGTAAGTAGACTACGCAACAACAAcattgttaaattaaataatccTATAATTACATTTGTCAGTCCCAATAAATGGTAATACTGAGTGAAATCCAGGACAATGTGTAGTCTAGGTCTATGATAATGTAACCGAATGAATTGGCCTTGGAATTGAGGGCTCAGAGTGGAGGGTCTGTTTAGTTCACAGTCGGGACGTCGGTGCAGAAGCTGGGGGTGGATTGTAACCGAATGAATGAGATGAGTGGTGGTGATTGACATTTGTGAGCACCTATCAGCAAGGAGTTCTTCCTATTTAAGAGCTGGTTGGCTATGGCTCGTGATGCGTCATGTCTGGCGCTTCCCCTTTTCTGTGTTGACAgtagctacactgtaaaaaatttaacgtaaaatcaacagtaacttactggcaacaAATATCCAGCAAGCTTCAGTATTTTATTCCacggtaaaattactgtaaatctGACTACAGTAGTTCACAGCATACTGTATaataacttacagtatatttatactgtaaaatTAAATACAGTTCTTGTTTTTGCactgtattttaaaacactgtaaagTTACTATGCAGTATAATTGATTACGGTAGTTTTTATATTCacatattatagtttttatattcacatatatacatattatgaCTAAATACAATCTGTTACATGCTTAAAAAGAATGAAATATAAAGACTTGTATGCACAAATATTTCACAGTTATATTACTAATTATAAGATGTCACATCAATTATGACAACACTCAGAAGtccatttaaaaacttttattaaaatttaattcattaaactgTAAAAACATTCTCCAGTCCAGACTTCGAAGGGCCAATGCAGATCCCAGATTTTTGCTGCCTatagagaacaaaacaaaaatttagtTGCACTACAGCTTGGCAGACATCAATGTGATAAACAGCTttcatttaatttacagtatatggaaCCACAATACATTGAACCAGGAGATAAGCCAAAACTTAATACCTTTAAATGAGAATGAAACTATGTGAGtgtgagtacatttttgggtgtactatccctttaaactaaaTTCTAAGATCCTGATCTCCTCGATCCATGTTAAAAGCTAAAACCGCTCTAATTTGATGTATTTGAATGTGTTCTTCAATAGCTGAAAATTACTTACCTCTGTATTAACCATAAGAGTGATACTCATCAGCGGCTGCAATGTCGAACAACTACATACACGCTGAAAGAGATGAAAAACATATTCAACACTGCATAAACCTACGGAGATCTTCGTTTCACAATGAATCCTCTTTCTTAATGACCCTGATCTCCTCGATCCATGTTAAAAGCTAAAACCGCTCTAATTTGATGTATTTGAATGTGTTCTTCAATAGCTGAAAATTACTTACCTCTGTATTAACCATAAGAGCGATACTCATCAGCGCGCTGCAATGTCGAACAACTACATACACGCTGAAAGAGATGAAAAACATATTCAACACTGCATAAACCTACGGAGATCTTCGTTTCACAATAAATCCTCTTTCTGATTTTCCTGCTTGATACAATTAAGGTAAAAAGGCTcctgattacatttaaatttaatgcTTGTATTTCACATTATAagcaaataaaatattgaaatgaaaCTTTTGTTTTTTGATACTTTTTTAACTACACTGACTAATCTTTCCTCTTTACTTAATCAGTAATTAAAAGTCTTACCTAATTCTAATAATTCTGCCAGTCATAGTTGGTGAATTCCTTGATGAAGCTGGCAACATGTGGATTCAGGGCCCTGTTTTTACGTTGCACCATCCTGCCACTGTTATGGCTCTGCTGAAATTTGGCTCTGCATTTTGTGTTCTCTGGATTTATCCTGACCAAAAATctgtaaatagatttttttttttacaatatactgAAAAAAGCAATTAGCTAAAAAAAGCCAAGTCTAACACAAGTGTTTGCTAAATTCTACATTTATTTTCCCAGCTTGGGAAAGTAAAAATAAACTTATAATGTTTGCATAGGTTTGAATGACCATAGTACTTCCACTGTAGATTTGGACAAGCAATGATAGCATTAATTTCAAAATCAGCAGAAATTAAGTTAACCTTAAAGGGTTAAGTTGGCCACACTGGATTAGGTGTTCACTTATCAGTACTCACCATGATCTGCTCATGCCATACAGTATGAATTTTTATGGACTCATCAATAGTTACCTCTGGATGAATTCCAGGGTTGATGCAGCCTCAGCTTGGTACTCCAGGTTGAATCTATAGAAAGAAGCGAAGAAGACAGCCAGGGCAGATGTGAAGTCATCCTGAGGGTTAACTGACTGGATGACCACCTTTCCTTCTACGCAGAGCATCCATTTTTCGATGTCAGGATGGAATCTCCtaaaaaacaaatttgaaaacTTGACCTTATAGGGCAGAATTATCTCTTAGAAGCAAATCAGAAACGGTTGCACTAAATGAACTGGTATAAGTCTGAATGACAACCTCACCCAGCATGATTATTCTTGGTGTAGTGGGAAGCGACAACTGAGCTTCAGCATCTGCATGGGTACTGGTGACCTGCATGCAAAAGGTCAAACAGAAGGAGGAGCTTATGTGGGAGACAGCAATAAATCTTaatacatctaaaaaaaatatattcattggCCATTATATGAATCCAGTATAATAATTACATCAGCAAGAAGGAAAATGGCATCATCTTTCTCTCTAAAGAAGGTCATCATCAGCAATATGACAGCGATTGTTGAGTCCATGTTTTCGCCTTGGAGACGTTCAATGTCGGCAAGAACAGTCTTCACTTCTTTTGTCCAGCGAAGAAACTGAGTTTTGAAGAACTGGAGCACCCTCCTTCCTTTTCCAGCAATGCATTCTCTCAGCCTTTCATCAAGCTCGATCCCAGTAAGTGAAGTGAAGTGCTGCATTAAAAACTTATTCATAAACAGGAAAGGCCATTCTCTTTTCAATTCATGTACACTAAGTGAAGGTGTGGAGTTTATTGCACTGCGCTGACTTGCATAAGTTAAGACCATCAAATCATTCACTCTTACACGGTCTGTTCCACTTGGTCCTTCTTGAGAGAAAATTAATTTAAGTTCTTCTTTTTTATGATGTAGAGAGTCTATTGTCTCTCCTTCTGGTAATTGAGATGGCTGCCAGTTTATGCATCCATAACTGTCAGTTTTTGCAACTTTTTCTGGCTGTGCTGGGTGGACATTGTTAGTATCCGCGAGGTCTTTTTGGCTTTCTGAGGCGGGCAAGGGTATTGTTTCTGTTAAGGTTATCCACTCTATTTTTCAGTTGTGAGGACAACGTGAAGTATCCATTGCCCATTCTGTCACCTTCATCTGTTCTGTCTTCAAAGCTACCAGGGTATTTGTCAACTACACTTTTAGCAATTACTGTACACTGACCCCATGTTGGGTTTAAGCATTTTTCTCTCATGGCATCTACAGTGATTCTAACCATGTGCCGTCTGTCTGTGTCTTCTGGGATTGTGTTCTGAGCTGAGACATCTTTGTAGAGTGGGCCTAGTCTTCTCCCATGGAATTTTAAATGTCGTAGTCCATGTTTTATTTTGCAAAGGAACGCTGCACTGTGGTGAAGTCATTATTGAGGAGACTTCCAATTCAGTAACTGGAGTTAATGTCAGTGTAATTGTTTCACTTGCTGCATTGTCACTTGGCTGACTGCACTGTGTACCACCaccacctaaaaataaaaacataaaaaggaccaaaaaaggGGAAAGCACAGACAGAGTCTACTGAAGACAGAGTACAAATTTAAATGAGACaaataaaattaccataataAAAGAACATGAACTTTGAATCTTTTGACTACAAAACAACTATGCAAAATGTCAAGTAACATTTGAACTCTAAAAATTAATTGAACTTGAACTTCTAAAAGATATTTACAGCATttagaaaacacatttgcaaaatgTTTTACCTCTGTTGTTAAATGCGTGTAGAAGTTTTCTGCTATCAATCAATGAAATcatttgttctcttacgagaggttctctcgtattgcgtaagctagcttacgctacgggaaagattcatcttttctgagatattgaagccaaaaaattatccttaatttttgtatccattgtcaatgcagtgcggcagctgcagaccttgagcgagctagctagcgagctcataggttgctctgcggcaactgctgcagcctatagacgagcttgggcgaactcgcatccaatgagaggcgtccacgcgctcactgcatcaaagcccgccaaaatgggcgtgactagagtgcatataagcgtagttcagtaggctggaaccctgattttcatctcttcagcgaagctctccgcatcgctgacctggaagctgcgtcgccgttcgaggggcatctagcaagcgtggacagcgctagaagaagccggccgtctcagccaccttcagccatcctgcgagctacgccatccgacggcgtatccttttattcagcaagctagttctcacgaactattcacaaaaagtcacgagcatctttttcaagatgcctcgctccacttgcgcctcatgtcgcgcccttctcagcacaggagaccgccacatcatctgcgctctctgcctgggactggggcacgcagagctcgccctcactgagggcggatcgcgattctgcgaggagctaccgatgtcgaccctgcgggctcgacttcgaagcgatcaaagcagaaaccgccgcgccgccttaccctcagccagcgcaggaagaagcgcccgctcacaaaggctgccggaaactgtggttgaagcgactgcctcgccggagcctctccctcgagcatcgctttcaccctccccgccccggggccagcgcagttgccgccgagctgccgcactgctgccatctccggatggcgaagcggaggataagggcgctgttccatcatggctcggacagcgaggagtggacaggctcccaagcctcctcctcagcccaggaatccagcaggacccacgctggagtcgaaggggagttaacacgcctcctcacacaggccgtcgaccgcctcgggctcgagtggtcaccgcccctgagcaggcacccaacagacttcggcggctgctttcttcaaagccatcgccgctctacacccgcggccgggcgctcccttcctgcggaattacatacggagcttgcaaagtcgtgggcagctcctttttcagccaggacccgttcacacgtctccacctctctcgcgtcagtgggcggcgccactgagagaggctactcctccatccccggtcgaggacttcggtagcagcacacctttgtccgccctccgcgagatggcgttccaagcctgtgctcccgtctaaggcctgcagagcgacttccgcctatgttggcgcgcctattccgccgcccggccaagccgcatctgctctgcactcaatggccgttttacagatcctacaagcagaccttcttcgagtgggatgagaaaggcaggcacccagaggctgttactgatctacggcgcgacagacctcgcccttcgcgctaccaaagctgcagcccaagctctagggaagtgcatggcctcgctgactgtgaccgagagacacttatggctaacactagccgacatgggagaagcagagctccacgttcctcaacgcaccgctctctccaaccggtctcttcggctccgcggtgaatggcattgttgaccgcttctcagaagtccagaaagccacccaagccatgaacctcttcctgccgcgtcgctaagctcctctgcaggccgctcacgtgatcagcctcctgcacgagcctcttca
The Xyrauchen texanus isolate HMW12.3.18 chromosome 22, RBS_HiC_50CHRs, whole genome shotgun sequence DNA segment above includes these coding regions:
- the LOC127662700 gene encoding uncharacterized protein LOC127662700, with the protein product MRFESKHTYFKQCARKLHNFKNLSSTLAERHQLLQAYLHAGNVFPPVLQVGQADEFNAHMYNFAIQEAVRLGNLTGSIMETAMVTYKGTTYKKGMSVVLDVSDGGYVLGKIALIIVCQEKVDFVSERHQSVPVLDLGVHCVQHDKSQKDLADTNNVHPAQPEKVAKTDSYGCINWQPSQLPEGETIDSLHHKKEELKLIFSQEGPSGTDRVRVNDLMVLTYASQRSAINSTPSLSVHELKREWPFLFMNKFLMQHFTSLTGIELDERLRECIAGKGRRVLQFFKTQFLRWTKEVKTVLADIERLQGENMDSTIAVILLMMTFFREKDDAIFLLADVTSTHADAEAQLSLPTTPRIIMLGDSILTSKNGCSA